A section of the Methanoculleus horonobensis genome encodes:
- the psmB gene encoding archaeal proteasome endopeptidase complex subunit beta — MLDTSQEIMKGTTTVGLIFDGGVVLATEMRATMGNMIASKRAKKIYQITPRIGLTTAGGVGDAQQLVRILQVECNLFEMRRGKTMSVGAASTLLSNYLNQNRYYPYYVQLLMGGFDDEGPSVYSVDAMGGATKEEDIVATGSGSPFAYGVLEDQYRAGMKEDEAKDLAARAVRSAMRRDSASGEDIMVVVITKDKYEEHIESGLQRPSAARPTP; from the coding sequence ATGCTTGATACTTCCCAGGAAATTATGAAAGGTACAACTACCGTAGGACTGATCTTCGACGGTGGCGTGGTTCTTGCAACGGAGATGCGAGCGACGATGGGGAACATGATCGCAAGCAAGCGTGCGAAGAAGATCTACCAGATCACGCCGAGAATCGGTCTGACCACCGCCGGCGGCGTCGGCGACGCGCAGCAGCTCGTTCGGATCCTGCAGGTCGAATGCAACCTCTTCGAGATGCGTCGCGGCAAGACGATGTCGGTCGGTGCCGCATCGACCCTGCTCTCGAACTACCTGAACCAGAACCGCTACTATCCCTACTACGTCCAGCTCCTGATGGGCGGGTTCGACGACGAGGGGCCGAGCGTCTACTCCGTCGACGCTATGGGCGGGGCGACCAAGGAAGAGGATATCGTTGCCACCGGCTCGGGATCACCGTTCGCCTACGGTGTGCTCGAGGATCAGTATCGGGCCGGCATGAAGGAAGACGAGGCAAAGGATCTCGCTGCCCGTGCCGTCCGATCGGCGATGCGCCGTGACTCCGCATCCGGCGAGGATATCATGGTGGTCGTGATCACGAAGGACAAATATGAAGAACACATCGAGAGCGGGTTGCAGAGGCCATCGGCAGCCCGCCCAACACCCTGA
- a CDS encoding beta-CASP ribonuclease aCPSF1, with product MVIEEKLQELKEQINKIVPGGITISNVEFEGPELVIYTDDPKLFADQADLIKILARDLRKRIVVRPNILEDPERAAQEIRAVVPENAGITDLFFDPETGEVLIEAEKPGVVIGKNGVTLREITKQIGWTPKVVRTPPIESSTVKQIRTYLRSVKDERKAFLRTIGRRIHREVTSKDQWLRVTTLGCCREVGRAAFLISTPESKILVDCGEKPGNIANGTPYLYVPEIYPLDSLDAVVLTHAHLDHCALVPLLYKYGYEGPVYSTAPTRDLSTMLQLDYLDVVRKETDRIPYTSNEVRTYMKHSITLNYGSVTDIAPDVKLTFHNAGHILGSAIAHFHIGEGLYNIAFTGDFNYQKSRLFSPAVSSFPRLEALFMESTYGGANDFQPQRKDAEDKLYETVSATIKRGGKVIIPAFAVGRSQEVMLALEEGIRRQKIPPVKIYLDGMIKEATAIHTTYPEYLNSDLRNQIFREGLNPFLAEAFVQVDSPAIREKVITGDPCVIVTTSGMLNGGPVMEYLKALGPDERNALVFVGYQADGTLGRRIQKGWREIPLGWRETIVINLEIATSDGFSGHSDRKQLMNYVAHLQPRPEKIFTIHGDENKTIDLASSIYKRHRIETHSPMNLETYRMI from the coding sequence ATGGTTATCGAAGAGAAACTCCAGGAGCTTAAGGAGCAGATCAATAAGATTGTTCCCGGCGGAATAACGATCTCGAACGTCGAGTTTGAAGGTCCCGAGCTCGTTATCTACACAGACGATCCGAAACTGTTTGCCGATCAGGCAGACCTGATAAAGATACTGGCACGCGATCTGAGGAAGCGGATCGTCGTGCGCCCGAACATTCTTGAAGATCCCGAACGGGCCGCCCAGGAGATCCGTGCGGTCGTTCCGGAGAACGCAGGGATCACCGACCTCTTCTTCGATCCCGAGACCGGCGAAGTCCTGATCGAGGCGGAGAAGCCCGGCGTTGTCATCGGCAAGAACGGGGTGACTCTCCGCGAGATCACGAAGCAGATCGGCTGGACGCCGAAGGTTGTCCGGACGCCTCCCATCGAGAGTTCGACGGTGAAGCAGATCCGCACCTACCTGCGATCGGTCAAAGACGAGCGCAAGGCGTTTCTGCGTACGATCGGCCGCCGTATCCACCGCGAGGTCACGAGCAAGGACCAGTGGCTGCGGGTCACGACGCTCGGGTGCTGCCGCGAGGTCGGCCGCGCCGCGTTCCTGATATCGACGCCGGAGAGCAAGATCCTGGTCGACTGCGGGGAAAAACCGGGCAACATCGCGAACGGGACGCCGTACCTCTACGTGCCCGAGATCTACCCCCTCGACTCGCTCGACGCGGTGGTGCTCACCCACGCGCATCTCGACCACTGCGCTCTCGTCCCGCTCCTCTACAAGTACGGCTACGAAGGCCCGGTCTACTCGACGGCGCCGACGAGGGATCTCTCGACGATGCTCCAGCTCGACTACCTGGACGTCGTCCGGAAGGAGACGGACAGGATCCCCTACACCTCGAACGAGGTGCGGACCTACATGAAGCACTCGATCACCCTCAACTACGGCAGCGTGACCGACATCGCACCCGACGTCAAACTCACCTTCCATAACGCGGGGCATATCCTCGGGTCGGCCATCGCTCACTTCCATATCGGCGAGGGGCTCTACAACATCGCGTTCACCGGCGACTTCAACTACCAGAAGTCACGGCTCTTCTCCCCGGCGGTCTCGTCCTTCCCGCGGCTCGAGGCGCTCTTCATGGAGAGCACCTACGGCGGGGCGAACGACTTCCAGCCCCAGAGGAAGGATGCGGAGGACAAGCTCTACGAGACGGTCTCGGCGACGATCAAGCGCGGCGGCAAGGTGATCATTCCCGCGTTCGCCGTCGGGCGGTCGCAGGAGGTCATGCTCGCCCTCGAGGAGGGTATCCGGCGGCAGAAGATTCCGCCGGTGAAGATCTACCTCGACGGCATGATCAAGGAGGCGACGGCGATCCACACGACCTACCCGGAGTACCTCAACAGCGATCTCCGGAACCAGATCTTCCGCGAAGGGCTGAACCCCTTCCTTGCCGAGGCGTTCGTCCAGGTGGACTCGCCGGCTATCCGGGAGAAGGTGATAACAGGGGATCCCTGCGTCATCGTCACGACGAGCGGTATGTTAAACGGCGGGCCGGTGATGGAGTACCTCAAGGCTCTCGGCCCGGACGAGAGGAACGCGCTCGTCTTCGTCGGTTACCAGGCGGACGGGACGCTCGGTCGGCGCATCCAGAAAGGGTGGCGCGAGATCCCGCTCGGCTGGCGCGAGACGATCGTGATCAACCTCGAGATCGCGACGAGCGACGGGTTCTCCGGTCACTCCGACCGCAAACAGCTGATGAACTACGTCGCCCACCTCCAGCCGCGCCCGGAGAAGATCTTCACCATCCACGGCGACGAGAACAAGACCATCGACCTTGCAAGCTCCATCTACAAGCGGCACCGCATCGAGACGCATTCCCCCATGAACCTTGAGACATACCGTATGATCTAG
- a CDS encoding MFS transporter, translating to MLQKLPILLGVFVVMALSNAVVPVLPDFAEGAALQGVVYSAYFLGAFLTVLPAGLASDRIGSVPLIRAGLLLTLASGILILLFPSGLPLLVFRVVEGIGAGLFLSAALAWANSQTPAGQLSGYVMAALNLGLVVGLLATGWLDALFDSHLAGIALFTVLAAPAAAMSFVVRESERVGFAKADFAGIVRNYFWLFAAAVVLVGMTGAVAAVYPEYTGNDSSVLALQLATINIATVIALLVTPRLALRPAPTIRAASLLMAAAVLAGYFTPYAFPAIGALSGVFIVATLAFLAETKIEQGVMTGLFNTASYAGFTFLSAITGLVAGWVGFLAAFVLLAGMAVAVAIPIGRCRCEYRG from the coding sequence ATGTTGCAAAAACTCCCCATTCTCCTCGGGGTATTCGTGGTGATGGCGCTCTCGAACGCCGTCGTCCCGGTGCTTCCCGATTTTGCCGAGGGGGCGGCACTGCAGGGCGTGGTCTACTCCGCATACTTTTTGGGCGCGTTTCTGACGGTGTTGCCGGCGGGGCTTGCAAGCGACCGGATCGGCAGCGTGCCCCTCATCCGCGCCGGGCTTCTCCTGACCCTAGCAAGCGGCATCCTTATCCTGCTCTTTCCATCAGGCCTGCCGCTCCTTGTCTTCCGGGTCGTCGAGGGGATCGGGGCCGGGCTCTTTCTCTCGGCGGCGCTCGCGTGGGCGAACTCCCAGACTCCGGCCGGGCAGCTCAGCGGCTACGTCATGGCGGCCTTGAACCTCGGTCTGGTCGTGGGACTTCTCGCGACGGGCTGGCTCGATGCTCTCTTCGACAGCCATCTTGCGGGGATCGCCCTCTTTACGGTGCTCGCGGCCCCGGCAGCTGCGATGAGTTTCGTCGTCCGGGAGAGCGAGCGCGTGGGTTTTGCAAAGGCGGATTTTGCCGGGATCGTGCGGAACTACTTCTGGCTCTTTGCCGCGGCGGTCGTTCTCGTGGGGATGACCGGGGCGGTGGCGGCCGTCTACCCCGAGTACACCGGGAACGACTCGTCGGTGCTCGCCCTGCAGCTGGCAACAATCAACATCGCGACCGTTATTGCCCTGCTCGTCACTCCCCGTCTCGCCCTCCGTCCTGCCCCGACCATCCGGGCCGCCTCGCTCCTGATGGCGGCGGCGGTTCTGGCGGGCTACTTCACGCCCTATGCCTTCCCCGCCATCGGGGCGCTCTCGGGCGTGTTCATCGTCGCGACTCTCGCCTTCCTCGCGGAGACGAAGATCGAGCAGGGCGTGATGACCGGGCTCTTCAACACCGCGTCCTACGCCGGGTTCACGTTCCTCTCCGCCATTACGGGGCTGGTGGCCGGATGGGTAGGGTTCCTGGCCGCATTCGTCCTGCTGGCCGGGATGGCGGTGGCAGTGGCTATCCCCATCGGCAGGTGCCGGTGCGAGTACCGCGGGTGA
- a CDS encoding aldehyde dehydrogenase family protein: protein MKMLIDGERRDSVSGRIFPVHNPATGDVVDEAPLGGEDDVLSAIEAAGGAFPDWAAKSPRDRAKILFFAAEEVRRRNTDLAALLTAEQGKPIREAVDEINGFANILEYYHGISAGLRGEFANLKGYGRVTVMRRPLGICGAIIPWNMPAIIMGWKIGAALAAGNTMVLKPARTAPLTCMRLAEILGEAGLPPGVLNVVTGPGETVGREIARNPAVRKVSFTGEVGTGRQVALDAAPAMKRLTLELGGSDPMIVAGDADIGAAVEGVIRGRFYNCGQVCTAVKRLYVFDAIADEFVRRLTARVEGIVVGNGMSRGVGMGPLNNRAGLNRVVDLVDAVRERDEGEIVAGGQVPEGEEYERGLFFLPTLITGVPHDSVLFSEEVFGPVLPIAAVSDLDEAIELANNSRYGLGASVWTRNADAIARATEELEAGIVWVNQHLKIPPEVPFGGTKASGIGRENGSRALDEYMEEKAVLVRL from the coding sequence ATGAAGATGCTGATCGACGGCGAACGGCGCGATTCGGTCTCGGGGAGGATCTTTCCGGTGCACAACCCCGCGACGGGCGACGTGGTCGATGAAGCGCCGCTCGGCGGCGAGGATGATGTCCTGTCCGCCATCGAAGCCGCCGGAGGGGCGTTTCCCGACTGGGCCGCGAAGAGCCCGCGGGACAGGGCGAAGATCCTCTTCTTTGCGGCAGAAGAGGTCCGGCGCAGGAACACCGATCTTGCGGCGCTCCTGACCGCCGAACAGGGCAAACCCATCCGCGAGGCGGTCGACGAGATCAACGGGTTTGCAAACATCCTCGAGTACTACCACGGCATCTCGGCGGGGCTTCGGGGCGAGTTCGCGAACCTCAAGGGCTATGGCCGGGTTACGGTCATGAGACGGCCGCTCGGCATCTGCGGCGCGATCATCCCCTGGAACATGCCGGCGATCATCATGGGCTGGAAGATAGGCGCGGCTCTCGCGGCAGGGAACACGATGGTTCTGAAACCCGCCCGGACCGCGCCACTGACCTGCATGAGGCTCGCGGAGATCCTCGGGGAGGCGGGTCTCCCGCCGGGGGTCTTGAACGTCGTCACCGGGCCGGGGGAGACGGTCGGCAGGGAGATCGCGAGGAACCCGGCCGTTCGGAAGGTCTCGTTCACCGGGGAGGTCGGGACCGGGCGGCAGGTCGCCCTGGACGCCGCCCCCGCGATGAAGCGGCTGACGCTGGAACTCGGGGGGAGCGATCCGATGATCGTCGCGGGCGACGCCGATATCGGAGCGGCTGTCGAGGGGGTCATCCGGGGACGGTTCTACAACTGCGGCCAGGTCTGCACGGCGGTAAAAAGGCTCTACGTCTTTGACGCGATCGCGGACGAGTTCGTCCGGCGGCTGACGGCGAGGGTCGAGGGGATCGTGGTCGGGAACGGCATGAGCCGCGGTGTCGGGATGGGCCCGCTGAACAACCGGGCGGGCTTAAATCGGGTCGTCGACCTCGTCGATGCCGTCCGGGAGCGGGACGAGGGGGAGATCGTCGCCGGGGGGCAGGTGCCCGAAGGGGAAGAGTACGAACGCGGTCTCTTCTTCCTGCCGACGCTTATTACCGGTGTTCCGCACGACTCCGTCCTCTTCTCCGAGGAGGTCTTCGGCCCGGTGCTGCCGATCGCCGCCGTCTCCGATCTCGACGAGGCGATCGAACTCGCGAACAACTCCCGTTACGGGCTCGGGGCGTCGGTGTGGACCCGGAACGCGGACGCGATCGCCCGGGCGACGGAAGAACTCGAGGCGGGGATCGTCTGGGTCAACCAGCACCTGAAGATTCCGCCGGAGGTGCCGTTTGGGGGGACGAAGGCGAGCGGCATCGGCAGGGAGAACGGCAGCCGGGCGCTCGACGAGTATATGGAGGAGAAGGCCGTGCTGGTGCGGTTGTAG
- a CDS encoding fasciclin domain-containing protein — protein sequence MRRWITLCACILALLAMPFAVTAAVIGDENETPTPMGETGQMDNQTANMSIAAYISQDENLTRLAEAVNTAGLYDTLNGEGPYTIFAPSNEAFNALGNDTVSQLMAEPDNLTMVLQYHVVDGEYTAENITEMAGNQTGEQNETAGNESEGGVLDIFSGLLGGEEEEENMSTLTTLAGEDLNVSATDGEVMVENATVTMTDIYATNGVIHIIDQVLVPPGVNVTAAGNETVTPVGGATPIGEATPVGEATPMGEATPVGEATPAMTANQSGLVGVVQ from the coding sequence ATGAGACGATGGATAACGCTATGCGCGTGCATTCTTGCTCTTCTTGCGATGCCGTTTGCCGTAACGGCGGCGGTGATCGGGGACGAGAATGAAACGCCGACGCCCATGGGCGAGACCGGGCAGATGGATAACCAGACGGCGAACATGTCGATTGCCGCCTACATCAGCCAGGACGAGAACCTGACACGGCTGGCCGAAGCGGTCAACACCGCGGGGCTCTACGATACCCTGAATGGGGAGGGCCCGTACACGATCTTTGCCCCGAGCAACGAGGCGTTTAATGCTCTCGGGAACGACACTGTGAGCCAGCTCATGGCCGAGCCCGACAACCTGACGATGGTTCTCCAGTACCACGTTGTCGACGGGGAGTACACTGCGGAGAACATCACTGAGATGGCCGGGAACCAGACCGGAGAGCAGAATGAGACCGCCGGAAATGAGTCCGAAGGCGGGGTGCTCGACATCTTCAGCGGGCTTCTCGGCGGCGAAGAAGAGGAGGAGAACATGAGCACGCTCACGACGCTTGCCGGTGAGGACCTGAACGTCTCCGCCACCGACGGCGAGGTCATGGTCGAGAATGCCACCGTCACCATGACGGACATCTACGCGACGAACGGCGTGATTCACATCATCGACCAGGTGCTGGTGCCTCCGGGCGTGAACGTGACGGCGGCCGGGAACGAGACCGTGACCCCGGTAGGCGGGGCGACCCCGATAGGTGAGGCGACCCCGGTAGGTGAGGCGACCCCGATGGGTGAGGCGACCCCGGTGGGTGAGGCGACCCCGGCGATGACCGCGAACCAGAGCGGATTGGTTGGCGTCGTGCAGTGA
- a CDS encoding fasciclin domain-containing protein — translation MNITPLNSTETYEVPQATVLGALDVASILGAFDYQVIEDLPPEEGNLSILSIADIENELINETPHNWTYWVNDEQGTTGAAVTNVSDGDNLTFSFGSPSHTLENATYTLTVNVTVPGAVVTPEPTVNVTPEPTVNVTPEPTVNVTPEPTVNVTPEPTVNVTPEPTVNVTPEPTVNVTPEPTVNVTPEPTVNVTPEPTVNVTPEPTVNVTPEPTVNVTPEPTPPANVTPSVNVSDQPIENDSVMVDNATINQTGWADIHADLNGTPGPIIGYTQIDEGVNENVSVEIEVENATPVLYAMLHIDAGEQGVHEFPGPDVPILVNGSPVQQAFNVTGGLPEENVTPEPTVNVTPEPTVNVTPEPTVNVTPEPTVNVTPEPTVNVTPEPTVNVTPEPTVNVTPEPTVNVTPEPTVNVTPEPTVNVTPEPTVNVTPEPTVNVTPEPTVNVTPTPAPEANITELIITELTGEENLTTFVGAVNNSTIGEELDENASYAICAPTNEAFAGLGNQTLSVIMGDEMLLNRFLGYHVIQSDYTVEELVQLCEASENGQISLPTAEGSEVNVSLAEDGRLTINNIIVITQIQITNKIVIYVIGTVLVPPDTPIPTPTPTVTPEPTVNVTPEPTVNVTPEPTVNVTPEPTVNVTPEPTVNVTPEPTVNVTPEPTVNVTPEPTVNVTPEPTVNVTPEPTVNVTPTPTPPMQGETTDLQLYEGWNFVSIPRPLSVGNDTAAAVFADVDTGGRSFYTYTPAGGFAPLGENETLRVLEGYWVYSTEETTVELMLSTDPVRAPALKTLSPGWNAIGYSDLTERSADEALTSVEDIWVYVVGYDAESQSYRPAFVNNQTDDQELFPTEGYWVFVREDGRLAAISA, via the coding sequence GTGAACATCACACCACTAAACAGCACCGAGACGTACGAGGTGCCGCAGGCCACCGTGCTTGGAGCACTTGACGTCGCCTCGATTCTTGGAGCATTCGATTACCAGGTTATAGAAGACCTGCCTCCAGAGGAGGGAAATCTCAGTATTCTATCGATCGCAGATATCGAGAACGAGTTGATAAACGAGACTCCACATAACTGGACTTACTGGGTGAACGATGAGCAGGGTACGACAGGGGCCGCGGTGACGAACGTCTCCGACGGCGACAACCTGACCTTCTCCTTTGGCTCGCCGTCGCACACCCTGGAGAACGCCACGTATACCCTGACGGTGAACGTGACCGTTCCTGGGGCGGTTGTGACACCCGAGCCGACGGTAAACGTGACTCCCGAGCCGACGGTGAACGTGACTCCTGAGCCGACGGTAAACGTGACTCCTGAGCCGACCGTGAACGTGACTCCCGAGCCGACGGTAAACGTGACTCCTGAACCGACGGTAAACGTGACTCCTGAGCCGACGGTAAACGTGACACCCGAGCCGACGGTAAACGTGACTCCCGAGCCGACGGTAAACGTGACGCCTGAACCGACGGTAAACGTGACTCCCGAGCCGACGGTAAACGTGACGCCTGAACCGACGGTAAACGTGACGCCTGAGCCGACACCTCCGGCGAACGTGACGCCGTCCGTCAACGTCTCCGATCAGCCAATCGAGAACGATTCCGTGATGGTTGACAACGCCACGATCAACCAGACGGGCTGGGCGGACATCCACGCCGACCTGAACGGAACGCCGGGACCGATCATCGGCTACACCCAGATCGACGAAGGCGTGAATGAGAACGTCTCGGTGGAGATCGAGGTCGAGAACGCCACGCCGGTGCTCTACGCCATGCTGCATATCGATGCGGGTGAGCAGGGCGTCCATGAGTTCCCGGGCCCTGACGTGCCGATCCTGGTGAACGGAAGCCCCGTCCAGCAGGCATTCAACGTGACCGGGGGGCTGCCCGAAGAGAATGTGACTCCCGAGCCGACGGTGAACGTGACTCCCGAGCCGACGGTAAACGTGACTCCCGAGCCGACGGTAAACGTGACTCCCGAGCCGACGGTAAACGTGACTCCTGAGCCGACCGTGAACGTGACTCCTGAACCGACCGTGAACGTGACTCCCGAGCCGACCGTGAACGTCACTCCTGAACCGACCGTGAACGTGACTCCCGAGCCGACGGTGAACGTGACTCCCGAGCCGACCGTGAACGTCACTCCCGAGCCGACCGTGAACGTGACTCCTGAACCGACCGTGAACGTGACTCCTGAACCGACCGTGAACGTGACTCCGACACCGGCGCCCGAAGCGAACATCACCGAACTGATCATCACGGAACTTACGGGCGAGGAGAACCTGACGACGTTCGTTGGAGCCGTAAACAACTCCACTATCGGCGAAGAGCTCGATGAAAACGCGAGTTACGCGATATGCGCTCCGACCAACGAGGCATTCGCCGGGCTGGGCAACCAGACGCTCTCGGTGATCATGGGCGATGAGATGCTCCTGAACAGATTCCTCGGCTACCACGTCATCCAGAGCGATTACACGGTTGAAGAACTCGTGCAGCTCTGCGAGGCCTCGGAGAACGGGCAGATCTCCCTGCCGACCGCTGAAGGATCGGAGGTTAATGTCTCGCTCGCCGAAGATGGGCGGTTGACCATCAACAACATCATTGTCATAACCCAGATCCAGATCACGAACAAGATCGTGATCTACGTGATCGGGACTGTCCTGGTTCCACCGGACACCCCGATCCCAACCCCTACACCGACAGTGACTCCCGAGCCGACGGTGAACGTGACTCCTGAACCGACGGTGAACGTGACTCCCGAACCGACGGTGAACGTGACTCCCGAGCCGACGGTGAACGTGACTCCTGAACCGACGGTGAACGTGACTCCCGAACCGACGGTGAACGTGACTCCTGAACCGACGGTGAACGTGACTCCTGAACCGACGGTGAACGTGACTCCCGAACCGACGGTGAACGTGACTCCTGAACCGACGGTGAACGTGACTCCGACACCGACCCCGCCAATGCAGGGCGAGACCACGGATCTCCAGCTCTATGAAGGCTGGAACTTCGTCTCTATCCCGAGACCTCTCTCTGTGGGCAATGACACAGCAGCGGCGGTCTTTGCGGACGTCGACACCGGCGGACGGTCGTTCTACACCTACACCCCGGCTGGCGGCTTCGCGCCCCTGGGCGAGAATGAGACCCTGAGGGTCCTTGAGGGCTACTGGGTCTACTCGACCGAGGAGACCACCGTGGAGTTGATGCTCAGCACCGACCCGGTGAGGGCACCCGCACTGAAGACGCTCAGCCCGGGCTGGAACGCCATCGGCTACTCCGACCTGACTGAACGCAGTGCGGATGAGGCGCTCACCTCGGTGGAAGACATCTGGGTCTACGTCGTCGGTTACGACGCGGAGAGCCAGAGTTACCGGCCGGCGTTCGTCAACAACCAGACCGATGATCAGGAACTCTTCCCGACCGAAGGTTACTGGGTGTTCGTGCGCGAAGATGGCAGACTTGCTGCCATCAGCGCCTGA
- a CDS encoding aldolase: protein MTNEKEGDYCTVCGGVRPDAIKIKTVLVDGKETGVNQLDFIVDGVRSLHLENDAAIRAELLRRAGEFNYIPTKKREAYGDALMREYTGREE, encoded by the coding sequence ATGACCAACGAGAAGGAAGGCGACTACTGCACCGTCTGCGGCGGGGTTCGGCCGGACGCGATCAAGATCAAGACGGTCCTCGTGGACGGGAAGGAGACCGGGGTCAACCAGCTCGACTTCATCGTCGACGGCGTGCGGAGCCTGCACCTGGAGAACGATGCCGCGATTCGCGCCGAGCTCCTCAGGAGAGCAGGGGAGTTCAACTACATCCCGACAAAGAAGCGGGAAGCCTACGGCGACGCCCTGATGCGGGAGTATACGGGAAGAGAGGAGTGA
- a CDS encoding cupin domain-containing protein — MAKENRAELQGKVLRLADLVAYQDGTVASRMIVNKPVGSITLFSFDEDEGLSEHTAPYDAVVTILDGECEVWVAGETHQMREGETIIFPANVPHALSAITRFKMSLTMIRE; from the coding sequence ATGGCTAAAGAGAATCGTGCGGAACTGCAGGGGAAGGTCCTCCGGCTGGCGGATCTCGTCGCCTACCAGGACGGAACCGTGGCAAGCAGGATGATCGTCAACAAACCGGTGGGGAGCATCACCCTCTTCTCGTTCGACGAGGACGAAGGGCTCTCGGAGCACACCGCGCCCTACGATGCGGTGGTGACGATCCTGGACGGGGAGTGCGAGGTCTGGGTGGCGGGCGAGACGCACCAGATGCGCGAGGGCGAGACGATCATCTTCCCGGCGAACGTCCCCCACGCCCTCTCGGCCATAACCCGGTTCAAGATGTCGCTCACGATGATACGGGAGTGA
- a CDS encoding cupin domain-containing protein translates to MKIVDVAQEPIGENPHHVDARKVYDTEHATAVVITLNPGESLKKHITPVDVFFYVLEGTGIVEIGDERAEVGKDHLVESPAKIPHRWMNESDGTFRVLVVKIPRPTTGTRLL, encoded by the coding sequence ATGAAGATTGTCGATGTAGCACAGGAACCGATCGGCGAGAACCCGCACCATGTCGATGCCCGGAAGGTCTACGACACCGAGCACGCGACGGCGGTGGTGATCACGCTTAACCCCGGCGAATCGCTCAAGAAACACATCACCCCGGTGGACGTCTTCTTCTACGTCCTCGAAGGCACGGGGATCGTCGAGATCGGCGACGAGCGCGCCGAGGTCGGGAAGGATCACCTGGTCGAGAGCCCGGCAAAGATCCCGCACCGCTGGATGAACGAGAGCGACGGCACCTTCCGGGTGCTGGTGGTGAAGATCCCGCGACCGACAACCGGGACAAGGCTGTTGTAA
- a CDS encoding DUF2115 domain-containing protein, translated as MQLRAILERIKRFVGREGSSRSGTSPDEVSSLLIDTFAEDGGEEAGRGGTVAAAAVRAACRRMQEAKTKGDLLRIIADEAAAFDLRDLEAMNARFERKVAHLPEDYRDRLLSSVREEIFGAHHRLILLSRNGGGPEMENPPDPALGGYCSMVAEACTAKAREKDPKYLYLKYLLSAFTIFVVEEPAHPVGTPFPGGQIVDEWEGTYLCPVRNLADDVPFALCPYCPAVQSTEPTYPEMRARRQERRRRECLANYWTNYKG; from the coding sequence ATGCAACTGCGAGCAATTCTTGAGCGTATCAAGCGGTTCGTCGGCAGGGAAGGCAGCAGCCGTTCCGGAACCAGTCCCGACGAGGTCAGCTCCCTCCTCATCGACACCTTCGCCGAGGACGGCGGCGAGGAGGCGGGGCGCGGAGGGACGGTAGCGGCGGCGGCCGTCCGGGCGGCGTGCCGCCGGATGCAGGAGGCGAAGACGAAGGGCGACCTCCTCCGCATCATCGCGGACGAAGCGGCGGCGTTCGACCTCCGCGATCTCGAGGCGATGAACGCCCGGTTCGAGCGGAAGGTCGCCCATCTCCCGGAGGACTACCGCGACCGCCTCCTATCGAGCGTCAGGGAAGAGATCTTCGGGGCGCACCACCGCCTGATCCTCCTCTCCCGGAACGGCGGCGGCCCGGAGATGGAGAACCCGCCGGACCCGGCGCTCGGCGGCTACTGCTCGATGGTGGCGGAGGCCTGCACGGCAAAAGCGCGGGAGAAAGACCCGAAGTACCTCTACCTGAAGTACCTCCTCTCCGCGTTCACCATCTTCGTCGTGGAGGAGCCCGCTCATCCCGTCGGCACCCCGTTCCCCGGCGGGCAGATCGTCGACGAATGGGAGGGAACCTACCTCTGCCCGGTCAGGAACCTGGCCGACGACGTGCCGTTCGCCCTCTGCCCCTACTGCCCGGCGGTCCAGAGCACGGAGCCCACCTACCCGGAGATGCGAGCCCGGCGGCAGGAGCGGAGGCGGCGGGAGTGCCTCGCGAACTACTGGACGAACTACAAAGGTTAA